The bacterium genomic interval CTGATTCTTTAATTCGCGGGTACTCATTTCCCGGAAGAACCTATTTTCTTAGCGAAACTTTGCGGACTTTGCGGTAGATAGGCTTTTGATTTATGCTGATAGCTGACTGCCACTTTTTCCGGAGGAAAATAATGCTTGAAATACTTCGAAACCGCCGCTCCGTCCGCAAGTTCACAGACCAGCCCATTGAAGAGGACAAGATCAACCTGCTCACCGAGGCCCTGGTCCGCTCCCCGTCATCCCGCTCCATCAATCCGTGGGAGTTCGTTTTTGTGGGGGATCGGGAGACCATCGGAAGGCTTTCGCGATGTAAACCTCACGGAGCCGGGTTCCTGGCAGGGGCGCTCCTGGCGGTGGTTATAGTTGGGGACACGGCGAGCTCTGACACCTGCATCGAGGACTGTTCCATTGCAGCCATAACCTTGCAGTATGCGGCTGAATCTCTGGGTCTTAAAAGCTGCTGGTGTCAGGTTAGGCTCAGGGAGCACGGGGATGGGAAAAGCGCTGAAGATTATGTCCGGGAACTAGTGGGTATCCCTGAGAATTACCTGGTGGAATGTATTGTTGGGATCGGCTATCCGGGGGAGGGAAAGGAAGGGCACGACCGGGAGAGCCTGGATTGGGGAAAAGTGCATCGAAATACTTTTAGTGAACAGTGAACCGTGAACGGAAAAGAAGGAATGCAGAATGTTGAATGTACCTTTCGACAGGCTCAGGGCAGGGAACGTAGAATAATGGTGGGAAGAGCATCCAGCAGCTGTGGTATATTAGCCTTTTCGCCGATACCCCGACACTCCGATACACCGTTACATATATTACTGGCTCCTGTCTATTTAACTACTTCCTTCGCCCTGATCCCCTGTTTCTCCATCATGCGGTAGAAAGTCCGGCGCGGGATACCGGCCATGGCACACGCCTTGGTAACGTTGCCGCCAGATGTCTGCAGGTAGTGGAGAAGGAGCTTCTTTTCTACCTCTCCCACCGACTGGTCCCGCATGGCACGGTAGTCGATCCCACTCCCTATCTCTATCGTGGAACCGGGAATGGATGGGGCTTCGAGCTCCTTGGGAAGGTGTTCGGGTTCTATAAGGACCAGGGATCCCGCTGGCGGTGCCAGCACCACGGCTCTCTCTATTACGTTTTCAAGCTCCCGTATGTTGCCCGGCCAGTGGTAATCCAGAATGATCTCCATAGCCCGCTCGGAAACACCATGGACCTGCTTGTTGACCCGGGCGCATGATTTCAGGAGCAGGTGCTCCACCAGCAGCGGGATGTCGTCCCTGCGCTCTCTGAGGGGAGGCAGGCGGATTGTGATGGTGTTGAGCCGGTAAAAAAGATCT includes:
- a CDS encoding nitroreductase family protein, with amino-acid sequence MLEILRNRRSVRKFTDQPIEEDKINLLTEALVRSPSSRSINPWEFVFVGDRETIGRLSRCKPHGAGFLAGALLAVVIVGDTASSDTCIEDCSIAAITLQYAAESLGLKSCWCQVRLREHGDGKSAEDYVRELVGIPENYLVECIVGIGYPGEGKEGHDRESLDWGKVHRNTFSEQ